One segment of Pseudomonas pohangensis DNA contains the following:
- the narH gene encoding nitrate reductase subunit beta — protein MKIRSQVGMVLNLDKCIGCHTCSITCKNVWTSREGMEYAWFNNVETKPGIGYPKEWENQDKWKGGWVRNKDGSINPKIGGKFRVLANIFANPDLPSIDDYYEPFDFDYQHLHTAPLGQHQPTARPRSVISGKRMQKIEWGPNWEEILGTEFAKRRKDKNFEQIQADIYGEYENTFMMYLPRLCEHCLNPACAASCPSGAIYKREEDGIVLIDQEKCRGWRMCISGCPYKKIYFNWKSGKSEKCIFCYPRIEAGMPTVCSETCVGRIRYLGVLLYDADRIHEVASTPNEQDLYQKQLDIFMDPHDPAVIKQALADGVPQSVIDAAQRSPVYMMAVDWKLALPLHPEYRTLPMVWYVPPLSPIQNAATAGTVGMNGVIPDVDSLRIPLRYLANLLTAGDVAPVKLALKRLLAMRAYKRSEQVDGVQDLKVLEDVGLSVAQVEDMYRYLAIANYEDRFVVPSAHREDAMSDAFAERSGCGFSFGSGCSGSSDTNMFGAKKANQRDILKTVQLWED, from the coding sequence ATGAAAATTCGTTCACAAGTCGGCATGGTTCTGAATCTGGACAAGTGCATCGGTTGCCACACCTGTTCGATTACCTGCAAAAACGTCTGGACCAGCCGTGAAGGCATGGAATATGCCTGGTTCAACAACGTCGAAACCAAACCCGGTATCGGTTACCCGAAAGAGTGGGAAAACCAGGACAAATGGAAAGGCGGCTGGGTGCGCAACAAGGACGGCTCGATCAATCCGAAGATCGGCGGCAAGTTCCGCGTGCTGGCGAACATCTTCGCCAACCCGGATCTGCCGAGCATCGACGACTATTACGAGCCGTTCGACTTCGACTACCAGCATCTACACACCGCGCCGCTGGGCCAGCACCAGCCGACCGCCCGGCCGCGTTCGGTGATCAGCGGCAAGCGCATGCAGAAGATCGAGTGGGGCCCGAACTGGGAAGAAATTCTCGGTACCGAGTTTGCCAAGCGCCGTAAGGACAAGAACTTCGAGCAGATCCAGGCCGACATTTATGGCGAGTATGAAAATACCTTCATGATGTACCTGCCGCGTCTGTGCGAGCACTGCCTGAACCCGGCCTGTGCGGCCTCGTGCCCGAGTGGCGCGATCTACAAGCGCGAAGAAGACGGCATCGTCCTCATCGATCAGGAAAAGTGCCGCGGCTGGCGTATGTGCATCAGCGGCTGCCCGTACAAGAAGATCTACTTCAACTGGAAGAGCGGCAAATCCGAGAAGTGCATCTTCTGCTACCCGCGCATCGAAGCCGGCATGCCGACTGTCTGTTCGGAAACCTGCGTGGGGCGTATCCGTTACCTCGGCGTATTGCTGTATGACGCCGACCGTATCCACGAAGTGGCGAGCACGCCGAACGAGCAGGACCTGTACCAGAAGCAGCTGGATATCTTCATGGATCCGCACGATCCGGCGGTAATCAAGCAGGCGCTGGCCGATGGCGTACCGCAGTCGGTAATCGACGCGGCCCAGCGTTCGCCGGTGTACATGATGGCGGTGGACTGGAAGCTGGCGCTGCCGCTGCACCCGGAATACCGCACGCTGCCGATGGTCTGGTATGTGCCGCCATTGTCGCCGATCCAGAACGCCGCCACGGCCGGCACTGTGGGCATGAACGGGGTAATCCCGGATGTCGACAGCCTGCGCATTCCGCTGCGCTACCTGGCCAACCTGCTCACCGCAGGGGATGTGGCGCCGGTCAAGCTGGCACTCAAGCGCCTGCTGGCCATGCGTGCCTACAAGCGTTCCGAGCAGGTCGACGGTGTGCAGGACCTCAAGGTGCTGGAAGACGTCGGTCTGTCCGTGGCGCAGGTCGAGGACATGTACCGCTATCTGGCGATTGCCAACTACGAAGACCGTTTCGTGGTGCCCAGTGCGCACCGTGAAGACGCCATGAGTGATGCCTTTGCCGAGCGTTCCGGCTGTGGCTTCAGCTTCGGCAGCGGTTGCAGTGGCAGCTCCGACACCAACATGTTCGGGGCGAAGAAAGCCAACCAGCGCGACATCCTGAAAACCGTACAGTTGTGGGAGGACTGA
- the narJ gene encoding nitrate reductase molybdenum cofactor assembly chaperone, which produces MQILKVISLLLDYPTEQLVAARDELDQAIAASREISPQQRSALIELLDLICDNDLMDGQEHYGALFGRGRALSLLLFEHVHGESRDRGQAMVDMMAQYEAAGFAIGVKELPDYIPLYLEFLSTREDLEAREGLADVAHLLTLLATRLDERESAYASCFRALLQIAGIEPQSAMAEVREQVAAEARDDSLEALDKIWEEEAVDFMQAEQQDRCPSQTTAPGKAREESAVPMHWVDFKQDGLATELTQEARHV; this is translated from the coding sequence ATGCAAATCCTTAAAGTGATTTCCCTGCTGCTGGATTACCCGACCGAACAGCTGGTGGCTGCCCGTGACGAACTGGACCAGGCGATTGCCGCCAGCCGCGAGATCAGCCCGCAGCAGCGCTCGGCGCTGATCGAGCTGCTCGATCTGATCTGCGATAACGATCTGATGGACGGCCAGGAGCACTACGGTGCCCTGTTCGGCCGCGGTCGTGCGCTGTCACTGCTGCTGTTCGAGCACGTGCACGGCGAGTCGCGTGATCGTGGACAGGCCATGGTCGACATGATGGCGCAGTACGAAGCCGCCGGTTTTGCCATCGGCGTCAAAGAGCTGCCGGACTACATCCCGCTGTATCTGGAGTTTCTCTCCACCCGTGAAGACCTCGAGGCCCGCGAGGGTCTGGCCGATGTTGCGCATCTGCTGACGCTGCTCGCCACCCGTCTGGATGAGCGCGAAAGTGCTTACGCCAGCTGCTTCCGCGCGCTGCTGCAGATCGCCGGTATCGAGCCGCAGTCTGCCATGGCCGAGGTGCGCGAGCAGGTTGCCGCCGAAGCACGCGATGACTCGCTGGAAGCCCTCGACAAGATCTGGGAAGAGGAGGCGGTGGACTTCATGCAGGCCGAGCAGCAGGACCGTTGCCCGAGCCAGACCACTGCTCCGGGCAAGGCCCGCGAGGAGTCGGCAGTACCGATGCACTGGGTGGATTTCAAACAGGACGGGTTGGCCACGGAGCTGACTCAGGAGGCACGTCATGTCTAA
- the narI gene encoding respiratory nitrate reductase subunit gamma, with translation MSKLNLLLFGVYPYIALAICLIGSWARFDLSQYSWKAGSSQIFHRTAAEQRYMRIASNLFHVGVLFVLAGHFVGLLTPEPIYHYVISTQNKQLLAMVSGGFFGVLCLIGLLMLLKRRLTDERVRASSSTSDTMILVVLLAQLVLGLLTIVASTQHMDGSVMVMLADWAQSIVTLQPVKAAEAITPVGLVYKLHVFLGVTLFVLFPFTRLVHIVSAPIWYLGRRYQIVRQKG, from the coding sequence ATGTCTAAGTTGAACTTGTTGCTGTTCGGGGTTTACCCGTACATCGCGCTGGCCATTTGCCTGATCGGCAGCTGGGCACGCTTCGATCTGTCGCAATACAGCTGGAAGGCTGGTTCGAGCCAGATATTTCACCGTACCGCAGCTGAGCAGCGTTATATGCGCATCGCCAGCAACCTGTTCCATGTCGGCGTGCTGTTTGTGCTGGCCGGTCACTTTGTCGGTCTGCTCACCCCCGAGCCGATCTACCACTATGTGATCAGCACGCAGAACAAGCAGCTGCTGGCGATGGTTTCCGGCGGTTTCTTCGGCGTTCTGTGCCTGATCGGCTTGCTCATGCTGCTCAAGCGGCGGCTGACCGATGAGCGCGTGCGGGCATCGTCCAGCACCTCGGACACCATGATCCTGGTGGTGTTGCTGGCGCAGCTGGTACTCGGCCTGCTGACCATTGTCGCCTCGACCCAGCATATGGACGGTTCGGTGATGGTGATGCTGGCCGACTGGGCGCAGAGCATCGTCACCCTGCAGCCGGTCAAGGCCGCAGAGGCCATTACCCCGGTGGGTCTGGTGTACAAGTTGCACGTGTTCCTCGGGGTGACCCTGTTTGTGCTGTTCCCCTTCACCCGTCTGGTACACATCGTCAGCGCCCCGATCTGGTATCTGGGTCGGCGCTACCAGATCGTCCGGCAGAAGGGTTGA